One genomic segment of Nocardia spumae includes these proteins:
- the pdxR gene encoding MocR-like pyridoxine biosynthesis transcription factor PdxR yields the protein MNSPLLIREVVVDELALSIDRTAPGPLAVQLAEELRAAATDGRLRSGDRLPSSRALAGQLGVSRTVVTAAYDQLHAEGWLSGRHGSGTYLLAAPTIAPEHIGVRTPSAPDPDLLDLAPGVPCVATIDPAAWRRAWRAAGDRPPSAAKRRAGEPDYLATIAEHLLRHRGLTASRDAAVLATGGTGAAVGELARALLRPGDAVAIEDPGYQRAVGGFRAAGIRVVPVPLDADGIRVDRIPTGIRGVYCTPAHQFPLGVRMPAARRVELVDFARRTGAWIIEDDYDGELRYDSAPLPLLATLAPDLVIHLGTTSKILSTTLGVGWLVAARKVAEAVLAHRESSGTCPAAAGQVMLAEFARHGDLARHLRRLRREMPPRRALVVSELRARGLVVAGDHAGSHVLVPLDSAAAEQQAVDTARRRGVALDSLARHHSGDRHTFGTPIGYAALSRAELRDAVRIAAECLADAAS from the coding sequence GTGAACAGTCCACTTCTGATTCGGGAGGTGGTCGTGGACGAACTGGCGCTGTCCATCGATCGCACCGCGCCGGGCCCGCTGGCCGTGCAGCTCGCCGAAGAACTGCGCGCCGCGGCCACCGACGGCCGGTTGCGGAGCGGGGATCGGCTGCCGTCCTCGCGGGCGTTGGCCGGACAACTGGGAGTGAGCCGGACGGTGGTTACCGCCGCCTACGACCAGCTGCATGCCGAGGGCTGGCTCTCGGGGCGGCACGGCTCGGGCACCTACCTGCTCGCGGCTCCTACCATCGCGCCGGAACACATCGGGGTGCGGACGCCTTCCGCACCGGATCCCGACCTGCTCGATCTGGCCCCCGGCGTGCCCTGTGTGGCGACGATCGACCCGGCCGCATGGCGTCGCGCGTGGCGCGCGGCCGGTGATCGTCCGCCGTCGGCAGCCAAGCGTCGGGCCGGCGAGCCCGACTACCTCGCGACGATCGCCGAACATCTGCTGCGTCATCGCGGCCTCACAGCGAGCCGGGACGCGGCCGTGCTGGCCACCGGCGGAACGGGCGCCGCGGTCGGAGAACTCGCTCGCGCCCTCCTGCGGCCCGGTGACGCGGTGGCCATCGAGGATCCGGGGTATCAGCGCGCGGTGGGCGGATTCCGCGCCGCCGGGATCCGGGTGGTGCCGGTCCCACTCGATGCCGACGGCATCCGGGTCGATCGGATTCCGACCGGCATCCGCGGCGTGTATTGCACTCCGGCACACCAATTTCCGCTCGGAGTCCGGATGCCCGCCGCACGCCGGGTCGAACTCGTCGACTTCGCCCGCCGCACCGGCGCCTGGATCATCGAGGACGACTACGACGGCGAATTGCGTTACGACAGTGCGCCGTTGCCGTTGCTCGCGACGCTGGCTCCGGACCTGGTGATCCATCTGGGCACCACCTCGAAGATCCTGTCCACCACTCTCGGCGTCGGCTGGCTGGTCGCCGCCCGGAAAGTAGCCGAAGCCGTACTGGCGCATCGGGAGTCGTCCGGAACCTGTCCGGCCGCCGCCGGCCAGGTGATGCTCGCCGAATTCGCCCGCCACGGCGATCTGGCCCGGCATCTGCGGCGGCTGCGCCGGGAGATGCCACCCCGGCGGGCACTGGTCGTGTCCGAACTCCGAGCACGTGGACTCGTGGTCGCCGGCGACCACGCGGGTTCGCATGTGCTGGTACCACTCGATTCGGCGGCCGCCGAACAGCAGGCCGTCGACACCGCCCGCCGCCGCGGTGTGGCGCTGGACTCGCTGGCCCGCCATCACAGCGGTGACCGCCACACCTTCGGCACCCCGATCGGCTACGCCGCGCTGTCGCGAGCCGAACTCCGGGACGCCGTCCGCATCGCCGCCGAATGCCTCGCGGACGCCGCTAGCTGA
- a CDS encoding ArsR/SmtB family transcription factor, with protein MVFKALADSTRRLLLDRLREHNGQTLRELCERVQMARQSVTQHLDILVRAELVTVVRRGRERLHYINPAPIHDIEQRWISAFDKPRLDAIRAIKDQAIKDQAIEYQAEENTMSTTVPNYVYVTYIHAGAEQVWRALTDADLTAQYWGHANVSDWQPGSRWEHRRADGSGAVDVVGKVLESEPPHRLVITFEDAPDTNREPSVVTFLVEPHQDIVRLTVTHENLPNQEMRQGISDGWPAVLANLKSLLETGSVLPQAPWEMSHADA; from the coding sequence CTGGTTTTCAAAGCACTCGCCGATTCCACTCGGCGGCTGCTGCTCGATCGACTCCGTGAGCACAATGGGCAGACTCTGCGCGAACTGTGCGAGCGGGTGCAGATGGCGCGGCAGTCGGTGACCCAGCATCTCGACATCCTCGTGCGCGCGGAGCTGGTCACCGTGGTGCGGCGCGGACGGGAGCGGCTGCACTACATCAATCCGGCACCGATTCACGACATCGAACAGCGGTGGATCTCGGCCTTCGACAAGCCGCGACTGGATGCGATCCGTGCCATCAAGGATCAGGCCATCAAGGATCAGGCCATCGAATATCAGGCAGAGGAGAACACCATGAGCACGACCGTGCCGAACTACGTCTACGTCACCTACATTCACGCGGGCGCCGAACAGGTGTGGCGGGCGCTGACCGACGCGGACCTCACCGCGCAGTACTGGGGTCACGCGAATGTGTCGGACTGGCAACCGGGTTCGCGCTGGGAACACCGGCGCGCCGACGGTTCGGGCGCGGTCGATGTCGTCGGGAAGGTGCTCGAATCCGAACCGCCGCACCGCCTGGTGATCACCTTCGAGGACGCACCCGACACGAACCGGGAACCCTCGGTCGTCACCTTCCTCGTCGAGCCGCACCAGGACATCGTCAGGCTCACCGTGACCCACGAGAATCTGCCGAATCAGGAAATGAGGCAAGGCATCTCCGACGGATGGCCCGCGGTGCTGGCCAATCTCAAGTCGTTGCTCGAGACGGGCTCGGTGCTACCGCAGGCCCCGTGGGAGATGTCGCACGCCGACGCCTGA
- a CDS encoding chorismate mutase, producing the protein MSTSTEPIDQSATGAEPELPSSEAEIEKLRKEIDRLDAEILAAIKRRTEVSRIIGRTRMANGGPRLVHSREMKVLERFSELGQEGHTLAMLLLRLGRGRLGH; encoded by the coding sequence ATGAGCACCTCTACTGAGCCGATCGACCAGTCCGCGACCGGGGCCGAGCCCGAGCTGCCCAGCAGTGAAGCGGAGATCGAGAAGCTCCGCAAGGAGATCGATCGGCTCGACGCCGAGATCCTCGCGGCGATCAAGCGCCGTACCGAGGTCTCGCGAATCATCGGCCGCACCCGGATGGCCAACGGCGGTCCGCGCCTGGTGCACTCCCGCGAGATGAAGGTGCTGGAGCGCTTCAGCGAACTCGGTCAGGAAGGCCACACGCTGGCCATGCTGCTGCTGCGCCTGGGGCGCGGGCGGCTCGGCCACTGA
- a CDS encoding NAD-dependent succinate-semialdehyde dehydrogenase, whose translation MVSQTELLESVPNQLWIGGPVDATGGATFAVENPATGEPVAHVADASPEDAMRALDAAAAAQDGWAATPARERGEILRAVYERIVEHTEDFALLMTLEMGKALPESRNEVRYGAEFFRWFSEEAVRVHGRYQTAPTGTGRIVVHKQPVGPCLAITPWNFPLAMGTRKIGPALAAGCTMIVKPASATPLTMLLLAKLCSDAGLPDGVLSVITSRRSGAVTEPLLSDPRLRKLTFTGSTEVGRTLVEKSAHGLLRTSMELGGNAPFVVFDDADIDAAVQGAMLAKLRNGGEACTAANRFHVHNSVRAEFTDKLVAAMQEVTLGPGDDPSTTLGPLINQDQLDTVSDLVDDAVERGAEVRIGGKAPGGAGYYYPATVLCEVPEDARILSEEVFGPVAPIIGFDTEEQGLAAANDTEFGLVAYIYTRDLDRALRIAEGLESGMVGVNRGVISDPAAPFGGVKASGFGREGGFEGIEEYLSTKYIALP comes from the coding sequence ATGGTGTCGCAAACCGAGTTACTGGAATCCGTCCCCAACCAGCTCTGGATCGGCGGGCCGGTGGATGCCACCGGTGGCGCCACGTTCGCGGTCGAGAATCCGGCCACCGGCGAGCCCGTCGCACACGTGGCCGACGCCTCACCGGAGGATGCGATGCGCGCCCTGGACGCGGCGGCGGCCGCACAGGACGGCTGGGCCGCGACTCCCGCTCGCGAGCGCGGCGAGATCCTGCGCGCGGTCTACGAGCGGATCGTCGAGCACACCGAGGACTTCGCCCTGCTGATGACCCTGGAAATGGGTAAGGCGCTACCGGAGAGCCGCAACGAGGTGCGCTACGGCGCCGAATTCTTCCGCTGGTTCAGCGAGGAAGCGGTGCGGGTGCACGGCCGCTATCAGACCGCGCCCACCGGGACCGGCCGCATCGTCGTCCACAAACAGCCGGTGGGACCGTGCCTGGCCATCACCCCGTGGAACTTCCCGCTCGCCATGGGGACCCGCAAGATCGGGCCCGCCCTGGCCGCCGGCTGCACGATGATCGTCAAACCGGCCTCGGCCACCCCGCTGACCATGCTGCTGCTGGCCAAGCTGTGCAGCGACGCCGGACTGCCCGACGGTGTCCTGTCGGTGATCACCTCGCGCCGCTCCGGTGCGGTCACCGAACCCCTGTTGAGCGATCCGCGGCTGCGCAAACTCACCTTCACCGGCTCTACCGAGGTCGGTCGCACTCTCGTCGAGAAGTCCGCGCACGGCCTGCTGCGCACCTCGATGGAACTGGGCGGTAACGCCCCCTTCGTGGTCTTCGACGATGCCGATATCGATGCCGCGGTGCAGGGCGCCATGCTGGCGAAACTGCGCAACGGCGGCGAGGCGTGCACCGCCGCCAACCGATTCCACGTGCACAACTCGGTACGCGCGGAATTCACCGACAAGCTCGTCGCGGCGATGCAGGAGGTCACACTCGGCCCCGGTGACGATCCGTCGACCACGCTGGGCCCGCTGATCAACCAGGATCAGCTCGATACCGTCAGCGACCTGGTCGACGACGCGGTCGAGCGCGGCGCCGAGGTCCGTATCGGCGGGAAGGCGCCCGGCGGTGCGGGCTACTACTACCCGGCCACGGTGCTGTGTGAGGTGCCCGAGGATGCCCGAATCCTGAGCGAGGAGGTGTTCGGCCCGGTCGCGCCGATCATCGGATTCGATACCGAGGAGCAGGGGCTCGCCGCCGCCAACGACACCGAATTCGGTTTGGTCGCTTACATTTACACCCGTGACCTGGACCGCGCGCTGCGAATCGCCGAGGGACTGGAAAGCGGCATGGTCGGGGTCAATCGGGGCGTCATCTCCGACCCCGCCGCCCCCTTCGGCGGGGTGAAGGCGTCCGGATTCGGCCGTGAGGGCGGTTTCGAGGGCATCGAGGAATATCTGTCGACGAAGTACATCGCCCTGCCCTGA
- a CDS encoding pyridoxamine 5'-phosphate oxidase family protein codes for MTDTAATRTPLSPTPRSTVTRYRDRAATDRAALDEILDEGLICHLGVTLRGAPVVLPTVYGRIGDTLYLHGSTGAGNLRAAPAEPVSVAVTLVDAIVYARAAMHFSMNYRSAVIHGRPVEVIDAGERLRGLRAIVEHSAPGAWDTVRPPDKKESAATIVLALDLTEASVKIRGGDPSDEAADLAGPAWAGLLPVRQTFGDPIPAPDLADGIEVPPHIRARAGGSASCDDCR; via the coding sequence ATGACCGACACCGCGGCTACCCGAACCCCGCTCTCGCCGACCCCGCGCAGTACCGTCACCCGCTACCGCGACCGGGCGGCGACCGACCGCGCCGCACTCGACGAGATCCTGGACGAGGGTCTGATCTGTCATCTCGGGGTGACGCTGCGTGGTGCGCCGGTGGTGCTCCCCACCGTCTACGGGCGGATCGGCGACACCCTGTATCTGCACGGATCCACCGGCGCCGGGAATCTGCGGGCGGCGCCGGCCGAACCCGTCTCGGTGGCCGTCACCCTGGTCGACGCCATCGTGTATGCCCGTGCGGCCATGCACTTCTCGATGAACTACCGCTCCGCGGTGATCCACGGCCGCCCGGTGGAGGTCATCGACGCCGGGGAACGCCTGCGCGGACTGCGCGCCATCGTCGAACATTCCGCGCCCGGAGCGTGGGACACGGTGCGGCCGCCGGACAAGAAGGAGTCGGCGGCCACCATCGTGCTGGCACTCGACCTGACCGAAGCCTCGGTCAAGATTCGCGGCGGTGACCCCTCCGATGAGGCGGCCGATCTCGCCGGCCCGGCGTGGGCGGGCCTGCTCCCGGTACGACAGACCTTCGGCGACCCGATCCCCGCCCCCGATCTCGCGGACGGGATCGAGGTCCCGCCGCATATCCGTGCCCGGGCGGGCGGTTCCGCGTCATGTGACGACTGTCGCTGA
- the pgi gene encoding glucose-6-phosphate isomerase, whose protein sequence is MSSDITATAAWRKLHDHHSAVADRHLREFFAEDPERGRELTVEVGDLHIDYSKHRITRETLDLLLDLADTAGVTRRRDAMFAGEHINTSEDRAVGHVALRLPAGASMTIDGSDAGAAVREVLRRMGDFTDAVRSGQWRGASGERITTVVNIGIGGSDLGPAMLSQALRHYADAGISARFVSNIDPADLTATLAGLDPARTLFVVASKTFSTLETLTNATAARRWLVAALGEDAVAKHFVAVSTHAQRVADFGIDTANMFEFWDWVGGRYSVDSAIGLSIMAVIGRERFAEFLAGMHSVDEHFVSAPPERNAPILLGLLGVWYSNFFGAQSRAVLPYSNDLARFPAYLQQLTMESNGKSVRLDGSPVTTSTGEIFWGEPGTNGQHAFYQLLHQGTRLVPADFIGFARPTDDLATRDGSGSMHDILMSNLFAQTKVLAFGRTAAEIEAEDGGTAGFDPALVPHRVMPGNRPSTAILAPQLTPSVVGQLIALYEHQVFVEGVIWGIDSFDQWGVELGKQQALALEPLLTAAEEPAPQSDSSTDALIRWYRGRR, encoded by the coding sequence GTGAGCAGCGACATCACCGCGACTGCGGCCTGGCGGAAACTGCATGATCATCACTCGGCTGTGGCCGACCGGCATCTACGCGAATTCTTCGCCGAGGATCCCGAGCGCGGGCGGGAGCTGACGGTCGAAGTGGGCGACCTCCACATCGATTACAGCAAGCATCGGATCACGCGCGAAACCCTGGATCTGCTGCTCGATCTGGCCGATACCGCGGGTGTCACGCGCCGCCGGGACGCGATGTTCGCGGGTGAGCACATCAACACCTCCGAGGACCGCGCGGTGGGCCATGTGGCGCTGCGGCTGCCGGCGGGGGCGTCGATGACGATCGACGGCTCCGATGCCGGAGCGGCCGTGCGCGAAGTGCTGCGCCGAATGGGCGATTTCACCGACGCGGTCCGTTCGGGGCAGTGGCGCGGAGCGAGCGGTGAACGCATCACCACGGTGGTGAACATCGGTATCGGCGGCTCGGATCTCGGTCCGGCGATGCTGTCTCAGGCCTTGCGTCACTACGCGGACGCGGGTATTTCGGCGCGCTTCGTGTCCAATATCGATCCGGCGGATCTGACCGCGACATTGGCGGGTCTGGATCCGGCCCGGACGCTGTTCGTCGTTGCGTCCAAGACGTTTTCGACCCTGGAGACGCTGACCAATGCCACGGCCGCGCGCCGCTGGCTGGTCGCCGCTCTCGGCGAGGACGCGGTCGCCAAGCATTTCGTGGCGGTGTCCACGCATGCGCAGCGGGTCGCGGACTTCGGCATCGATACCGCGAACATGTTCGAGTTCTGGGATTGGGTCGGCGGCCGCTATTCGGTGGATTCGGCGATCGGGTTGTCGATCATGGCGGTGATCGGCCGGGAGCGTTTCGCCGAGTTCCTGGCCGGAATGCACAGTGTCGACGAGCATTTCGTCTCCGCCCCGCCGGAGCGCAACGCGCCGATCCTGCTGGGTCTGCTCGGGGTCTGGTACTCGAATTTCTTCGGCGCGCAGTCGCGCGCGGTCCTGCCGTATTCCAACGATCTGGCCCGCTTTCCGGCCTATCTGCAGCAGCTGACCATGGAGTCCAACGGGAAGTCGGTCCGTCTGGACGGCAGCCCGGTGACGACCTCGACCGGTGAGATCTTCTGGGGCGAGCCGGGCACCAACGGTCAGCACGCGTTCTATCAACTGCTGCATCAGGGCACCCGGCTGGTTCCGGCCGATTTCATCGGATTCGCCCGGCCCACCGACGATCTCGCGACCCGCGACGGTTCGGGCAGTATGCACGACATCCTGATGAGCAATCTGTTCGCGCAGACCAAGGTGCTGGCCTTCGGACGGACCGCGGCGGAGATCGAGGCCGAGGACGGTGGTACCGCGGGCTTCGATCCGGCGCTGGTGCCGCATCGGGTGATGCCCGGTAATCGGCCCTCGACCGCGATCCTCGCGCCACAGCTGACGCCGTCGGTCGTCGGACAGCTGATCGCACTCTACGAGCACCAGGTTTTCGTGGAGGGCGTGATCTGGGGTATCGACAGTTTCGACCAGTGGGGGGTGGAACTCGGTAAACAGCAGGCATTGGCGCTGGAGCCGCTGCTGACCGCCGCCGAGGAACCGGCACCGCAATCGGATTCGTCGACCGATGCGCTGATTCGCTGGTACCGCGGACGACGGTGA
- a CDS encoding acyl-CoA dehydrogenase family protein translates to MPTHNVFNQVPPITPFDFSRNPALIEGLHREAAGWAEAEVRELGALAGSFEVQEWGRLANEYPPVLHTHDRYGNRVDEVEFHPYWHNLMDVAVRHGLHGSPWLDERPGAHAARAAKFYTWGIADAGHMCPISMTYAAVPALRHNPELAARYEPLLGSRTYDFGLREPSSKAGLIAGMSMTEKQGGSDVRANTTTATPQSDGSYRIVGHKWFTSAPMSDMFLTLAQAPGGLSCFLLPRVLPDGTRNTLRLQRLKDKLGNKSNASSEIEYENAVGWLVGAEGAGVKTIIEMVNMTRLDCVIGSATGMRTGVVYAAHHARHREAFGARLIDQPAMRNVLADLVIESDAATTVMMRLAGATDRAGTDPAEAALRRIALAVTKYWVCKRAPAHAAEALECFGGNGYVEESGMPRLYREAPLMSIWEGSGNVAALDALRAMGRQPETVEAYFNEVSLARGANHHLDDAIDRIGKELTDLTDIEFRARRVVELMALVLQGAQLVRHGHAAVADAFCASRFGGDWGIAFGTLPVGVDTEAILQRAFV, encoded by the coding sequence ATGCCCACCCATAACGTGTTCAATCAGGTCCCGCCGATCACCCCCTTCGACTTCTCCCGCAATCCGGCGCTGATCGAGGGCCTGCATCGCGAGGCAGCGGGCTGGGCCGAGGCCGAGGTGCGTGAATTGGGCGCGCTGGCGGGCAGTTTCGAGGTTCAGGAGTGGGGCCGGCTGGCCAACGAGTATCCGCCGGTGCTGCACACTCACGACCGCTACGGCAACCGCGTGGACGAGGTGGAATTCCACCCCTACTGGCACAATCTCATGGATGTGGCGGTACGCCACGGCCTGCACGGCAGTCCCTGGCTCGACGAGCGTCCCGGCGCCCACGCCGCGCGGGCCGCGAAGTTCTACACCTGGGGGATCGCCGACGCCGGCCATATGTGTCCCATCTCGATGACCTACGCCGCGGTCCCGGCGCTGCGCCACAACCCCGAGCTCGCCGCGCGCTACGAGCCGCTACTGGGTTCCCGCACTTACGATTTCGGCCTGCGCGAGCCGTCGTCGAAGGCCGGTCTGATCGCCGGTATGTCGATGACCGAGAAGCAGGGCGGTTCGGATGTGCGAGCCAATACCACTACGGCCACACCGCAATCCGACGGTTCCTACCGGATCGTGGGACACAAATGGTTCACCTCCGCGCCGATGTCGGATATGTTCCTGACCCTCGCGCAGGCTCCCGGTGGTCTGTCGTGCTTCCTGCTGCCCCGGGTGCTGCCCGACGGCACCCGTAACACGTTGCGCCTGCAGCGCCTGAAGGACAAGCTGGGCAACAAGTCCAACGCCTCCTCCGAGATCGAATACGAGAACGCGGTGGGCTGGCTGGTCGGCGCCGAGGGCGCCGGGGTCAAGACCATCATCGAGATGGTGAATATGACCCGCCTCGACTGTGTGATCGGCTCCGCGACCGGTATGCGGACCGGCGTCGTCTACGCCGCGCACCATGCCCGGCATCGAGAAGCGTTCGGGGCCAGGCTGATCGACCAGCCGGCGATGCGTAACGTACTGGCCGACCTGGTGATCGAATCCGACGCCGCGACAACGGTGATGATGCGGCTGGCCGGAGCCACCGACCGCGCCGGCACCGATCCGGCCGAGGCCGCCCTGCGCCGGATCGCGTTGGCGGTCACCAAATACTGGGTATGCAAGCGAGCGCCCGCCCATGCGGCCGAGGCCCTGGAATGCTTCGGCGGCAACGGCTACGTCGAGGAGTCCGGGATGCCGCGGCTCTATCGCGAGGCCCCGCTGATGTCGATCTGGGAGGGCTCGGGCAATGTCGCGGCGCTGGATGCCCTGCGCGCGATGGGGCGCCAGCCCGAAACGGTGGAGGCCTACTTCAACGAGGTGTCGCTGGCCCGCGGCGCCAACCATCACCTCGACGACGCGATCGACCGTATCGGCAAGGAACTGACCGATCTCACCGATATCGAGTTCCGCGCGCGCCGGGTCGTCGAGTTGATGGCGCTGGTACTGCAGGGCGCCCAGCTGGTGCGTCACGGTCACGCCGCGGTGGCGGATGCGTTCTGCGCCAGCCGATTCGGCGGAGATTGGGGTATCGCCTTCGGCACCCTTCCGGTCGGCGTGGATACCGAGGCGATCCTGCAGCGCGCCTTCGTCTGA
- a CDS encoding crotonase/enoyl-CoA hydratase family protein, producing the protein MVGFVSVRIERSGPVCTVILDRPEARNAVDGPTARALAEAFREFDADDTAAVAVLWGAGGTFCAGADLKSLGTEKSNRAEPDGDGPMGPTRMTLSKPVIAAVSGYAVAGGLELALWCDMRIAEQDSTFGVFCRRWGVPLIDGGTVRLPRIVGAGRAMDMILTGRAVAAPEALQIGLVNRVVGPGESRSAAELLAAELAALPQTCLRSDRMSALEQWGLDEATAMAGEFRHGFTALADGALEGAQRFAGGAGRHGSTA; encoded by the coding sequence ATGGTCGGATTCGTGAGCGTACGAATCGAGCGCAGCGGCCCGGTCTGCACGGTGATCCTGGATCGCCCCGAGGCACGCAATGCCGTCGACGGACCGACCGCGCGGGCCCTGGCGGAGGCGTTCCGCGAATTCGATGCCGACGACACCGCCGCGGTGGCTGTGCTGTGGGGTGCCGGGGGCACCTTCTGCGCCGGTGCGGATCTGAAATCGCTGGGCACCGAGAAGTCCAATCGCGCCGAGCCGGACGGGGACGGCCCGATGGGGCCCACTCGGATGACACTGTCCAAGCCGGTGATCGCCGCGGTGTCGGGTTACGCGGTGGCGGGTGGCCTGGAGCTGGCACTGTGGTGCGATATGCGAATCGCGGAGCAGGACAGCACTTTCGGCGTCTTCTGCCGCCGCTGGGGAGTCCCGCTGATCGACGGCGGAACGGTGCGGCTGCCCCGCATCGTGGGCGCGGGCCGGGCGATGGACATGATCCTGACCGGCCGGGCGGTCGCCGCCCCCGAGGCATTGCAGATCGGCCTGGTGAATCGAGTGGTCGGCCCGGGCGAATCCCGTTCTGCCGCCGAACTGCTCGCCGCCGAACTCGCCGCCCTGCCTCAGACCTGTCTGCGGTCGGACCGGATGTCCGCCCTGGAACAGTGGGGTCTGGACGAGGCGACGGCGATGGCGGGCGAATTCCGGCACGGATTCACCGCACTGGCCGACGGCGCACTCGAAGGCGCCCAGCGATTCGCCGGTGGCGCCGGTCGGCACGGATCCACGGCCTGA
- a CDS encoding TetR/AcrR family transcriptional regulator, with protein sequence MAYRRTPAVQARLEAQARAIVHAAMKVLSEQGFGGLSMATVAAEAGVATGTVYKSFRGKAELVTAVFRDVVTREVAAVAQAGADGGVVERVTAAVETFAGRALKNPKLAYVLLAEPVDAGVDTERLRFRRAFAETFESAIAEGVAAGRLPAQDPGTSAAALVGAIGEVLVGPLAQQVQSESVVPELVAFALRALGVTDSAVTDSGRTDTHRTDIGAYEQEQSDAHP encoded by the coding sequence GTGGCATACCGCAGAACCCCCGCCGTGCAGGCGCGACTCGAGGCGCAGGCGCGCGCCATCGTGCACGCGGCGATGAAGGTGCTCTCCGAGCAGGGCTTCGGCGGGTTGTCGATGGCCACGGTCGCCGCCGAAGCCGGAGTCGCCACCGGAACGGTCTACAAGAGCTTCCGCGGTAAGGCCGAACTGGTCACCGCCGTCTTCCGTGATGTCGTGACCCGCGAGGTCGCGGCCGTCGCCCAGGCCGGCGCCGACGGCGGCGTGGTCGAGCGCGTCACCGCCGCGGTGGAGACCTTCGCCGGGCGTGCGCTGAAGAATCCCAAACTCGCCTATGTCCTGCTGGCGGAGCCGGTGGACGCCGGTGTGGACACCGAACGCCTGCGTTTCCGCCGCGCCTTCGCCGAAACCTTCGAGTCCGCGATCGCCGAGGGGGTCGCGGCCGGGCGGCTACCGGCCCAGGATCCGGGCACCAGCGCCGCGGCGCTGGTGGGGGCCATCGGCGAGGTGTTGGTCGGACCGCTCGCACAGCAGGTGCAGAGTGAATCGGTGGTCCCCGAACTGGTCGCCTTCGCACTGCGCGCACTCGGCGTCACGGACTCCGCCGTCACGGACTCCGGCCGCACGGATACCCATCGCACCGATATCGGCGCATACGAACAGGAGCAATCGGATGCCCACCCATAA